The genome window TTCCAGGATTCCAAAACTCTATCTTATCATCAAAAATTCTTACCTGAACTTTTGCTGAAGAACGATAATCACGATGAACAACTGCATTAACAAGGGCTTCCCTTATTGCCTTAGGAGGATATTCCCACCTTTCCTGTCTCTGAATTTTGCCATTTTCAATCCATGATGTAAGCGCAATATTGTTGAAGATAAACTTTTCAACTTCTATTACTTGGTCAATTAAATTTCCACCTACATCTTTCATATCAACTATTGTTCCTGTAACATCTATCCCTTTAAATCTGACACATTTCACTTCTGCCTGTATGAAAAATTTCTGTGGGGCTTTACCAAAAAGAAGAATAGCAGAGTTTGTTAGATTGTTATTTTTTAAAAGATTAAGTCGCATAAAAATTTCTTTAGGTGTGGAAGTATAAGAAATAGTTAAACCTCGTTCATTCTGAGCAATCTGTAAAAATTCTTTTAACTTTTGATTATCTATATCCGCAAATTTCGCTGGTTCGCATATCTGATTATCAAAGTGTAATTGATTTCTATGTTTCTCCAGTATCTTTCTTTCATATTCGTCTTTTGACATCTTTACGGTTGACTTTCCTACCCTTTTATATGGTCTCCCAAATGCAAGCACTAACTGGTCAAGGGATTTTTTTACATCTATTATAATTACATTTTTGTTATTGAATCTCATAACTGACACTTCCGGATAGATTTTGGGGTCTGTATTACATACAATTCTGTTTGTAATATCTTCTATTGTTTTCTTTCCAATGTCAGTTCCTACAATTTTTCCTGTATTAGAAATACCTATATATATCTTTCCACCTTCAGTATTTGCAAAGGCACATACAGTTTCAACTATCTCTTTCCATTCCGCCGTAGACTTTTTGAGTTCAATTTTCCCTGTTTCTTTCATTTTAAAAATTTAGATGGGTTTCCTCTCCCCTTTCATCTTAACTTTCTCCTTCAAAAGAGGATGTATCAGATGATAGATACATTGACAGTATAACCTCTCTTTTACCCTCTGTTATTGCAGATGATTCAGCATAATGACTTTCAAGCAGGGAAGGGGGGATATTCTTTTGTAAAATTCCGATGACCTTTAATGGGTTTTTTATTATCTCTGGTCCTAATTTCTCCAGTTCGTTCAGCACTTTCTGAATTGTCTTCTTCGGTAATGCCCCTGCTTCAAGACGATTGATGACTCTTGCGAGATACTCTTCCTGGTCTTCTGTAAGTTGCTTGCTGTGGTTCTTCTGTATAATTTTTAACATCTTTAATAGTTTTCTTGAATTTTCTGTACCACCTCGTCTTTGCGTAACTCCTGTAAGTTCTTCAACGGTTGCATTGTAAAAAGCGGTTTTATTTTTATCAAGTAGTTCATAATAAGTATCTGTTGGTAGTTCACTTCTTTTTTCGTCTTCTAAACTCTCAAGTATTTTTGCTGCAGTAATAAAATCAATCTCTGATGCCTCTGTCCTGGTTCTTTCTGACAGGAAGAATTTCATCAGTTTGCCTTTCCTGAAAAATGTAATAAGTGAAGGGTATGAAGTAATCTCTTTAATAGATTCATTAAGTGCCTTTGATGACCTTGCTTTCTTTGGTAGTCGCTTTATCCTCTCAAATAGTTCTGGATTTTTGTCCCTCACTTCTTCAATAATCCTTAAGTATTTAAGTTCACTTTCTTCCTCTTCATCTTCTGTTAATATCTTTTTGGAAAGCAGTTTATCAAATAGTTCATGGGAAGCAACCGGCTCTCCTTCTGTAAGTATAGCAGCATCACCACCGAGCAATGTCAGGAATGCCTCTATCTTTGAACGGGCAATGCTTGTCAGTTCAATCTCTGACTCTGCCTGTTTTGTAGGGAAGAAGTTAAATGTATAGATTCTGTCAAAAGGGGTATCTACACGGTTTATTCTT of bacterium contains these proteins:
- a CDS encoding putative DNA binding domain-containing protein, with protein sequence MKETGKIELKKSTAEWKEIVETVCAFANTEGGKIYIGISNTGKIVGTDIGKKTIEDITNRIVCNTDPKIYPEVSVMRFNNKNVIIIDVKKSLDQLVLAFGRPYKRVGKSTVKMSKDEYERKILEKHRNQLHFDNQICEPAKFADIDNQKLKEFLQIAQNERGLTISYTSTPKEIFMRLNLLKNNNLTNSAILLFGKAPQKFFIQAEVKCVRFKGIDVTGTIVDMKDVGGNLIDQVIEVEKFIFNNIALTSWIENGKIQRQERWEYPPKAIREALVNAVVHRDYRSSAKVQVRIFDDKIEFWNPGRLPDGWTIDKLKEEHESKPFNPLIARMLFWVKYIEEIGTGTNKIIEWCKEWGLPEPDFKFTGTSMVVILRKSKLTEEILQELNERQKEIIKYIQKSGRINRSKAMEILKTSKDTAYRELNGLINKGLLKRKGIGKKVYYMLS